Part of the Microlunatus antarcticus genome, GTGCTCCACGGGGTCTCCCGCGCCACCCCACCGACCGAGGACGCCCCGTGCTGATCCGCCTGCTCCGCACCCGACTGCTGGCCCCGTACGGGCGCCTGCTGCTCGGCGTGCTCGTCCTCCAGCTCGTGGGGACGCTCGCCTCCCTCTACCTGCCGAGCCTCAACGCCTCGATCATCGACCGCGGCGTGCTGACCGGCGACACCGCATACATCTGGCGCACCGGCCGGGTGATGCTCGTGGTGAGCCTGGTGCAGATCGTCTGCGCCGCGTTCGCCACCTACCTCGGCGCGAAGGCGGCGATGAGCTTCGGCCGCGACGTGCGCGGGGCGGTGTTCGAGCGCGTGCTCTCCTTCTCGGCGCGCGAGATGAACCGCTTCGGCGCGCCCACCCTGATCACCCGGACGACGAACGACGTCCAGCAGGTCCAGCTGCTCGCGCTGCTCTCCTCGACCGTGTTCGTCGCGGCGCCGATCACCATGGTCGGCGGCGTGATCATGGCCCTGCGCGAGGACGTGACGCTGTCCTGGCTGATCATCGTCGCCGTCCCCGTGCTCGTGATCAGCATCGGGCTGCTGATCTGGCGGATGCGGCCGCTGTTCCGCGTCGTGCAGACCCGGATCGACACGGTGAACCGCGTGCTGCGCGAGCAGATCACCGGCATCCGCGTCGTCCGCGCCTTCGTCCGCGAGCCGTTCGAGGAGGACCGCTTCGGTCGCGCCAACGCCGAGCTCACCGCCACCCAGAC contains:
- a CDS encoding ABC transporter permease, whose translation is MLIRLLRTRLLAPYGRLLLGVLVLQLVGTLASLYLPSLNASIIDRGVLTGDTAYIWRTGRVMLVVSLVQIVCAAFATYLGAKAAMSFGRDVRGAVFERVLSFSAREMNRFGAPTLITRTTNDVQQVQLLALLSSTVFVAAPITMVGGVIMALREDVTLSWLIIVAVPVLVISIGLLIWRMRPLFRVVQTRIDTVNRVLREQITGIRVVRAFVREPFEEDRFGRANAELTATQT